One Lepisosteus oculatus isolate fLepOcu1 chromosome 27, fLepOcu1.hap2, whole genome shotgun sequence genomic window, attctttcctctctctctccctgctcctgctcctctctccctgctcctgctcctgctcctctctctctgtagcTGCAGATTCCTGCACTGAGGATCAGCGTCTCCATGGCAACACGCTGTAGGAGGCAGCCCAGGGCTGTAAGTGAACTTTTGAAAGTGGAGGAGAGAGCAGTGAGAGCTGAGTGACCCCACAGCGATGgggccgtgtgtgtgtgtgtgtgtgtgtgtgtgtgtgtggacttGAATCTGAAACACTGCGTCACTGTCTCTGTGATTGCACTTGTTCAATGTAAGTCAGACCGTGTGTGTGTGGACACTGTGTCTCAGTcagacactgtgtgtgtgtctggacaCTGTGTATCAGTTAGACAttgtgtgtgtgaaagtgtgtgtgtgatgacactgtgtctcagtcagtgtgtgtgtggacacTGTGTCTCAGTcagaaagtgtgtgtgtgtgagagtgtgtggacagtctcagtgtgtgtgtttggacaCTGtatctcagtgtgtgtgagagtgtgtgtgtttgtgacacTGTGTCTGGACCAGACAGTGTGACtgtaataatcatcatcatcatcatctgctCTGTACCCTTTACAGTCCAGTATCTGTTACAGCAATCAGACAGCAGACTCTCTAACCCACTTTCCCAGGGATCGATTTGTCAACCTAATCCCTTCCCCATCGCTGCAAAATGGAAGCTGATTCAATTAACCCccagaaagagaaataaaaggCCACTggcggggggggaggggggagggtgtCTGAGAGAGGTATCCTGTTCTCTCCTCACAGTCTGTTCACAGCCATTGTACTCCTCAAACATCCTTAACAAGGCTCAAACATCTATGCAGAGCCCTGTCTTAAAACCCACCTTACCAATTCCcatcaaacactgaaaacagcgCTTCCATGTCCTATGCCAAACGTTTTACAGCTGTACAGATTGtaaccccacagtccagagagcgccggtccagtctgtgtcacactgtaaccctacagtccagagatcactggtccagtctgggtcacactgtaaccctacagaccagagatcactggtccagtctgggtcacactgtaaccctacagtccagagatcgctggtccagtctgggtcacactgtaaccctacagaccagagatcactggtccagtctgggtcacactgtaaccctacagtccagagatcactggtccagtctgggtcacactgtaaccctacagtccagagatcactggtccagtctgggtcaggtcacactgtaaccctacagtccagagatcactggtccagtctgggtcacactgtaaccctacagtccagagatcactggtccggtctgggtcacactgtaacccctacagaccagagatcactggtccagtctgggtcacactgtaaccctacagtccagagatcactggtccagtctgggtcacactgtaacccctacagaccagagatcactggtccagtctgggtcacactgtaaccctacagtccagagatcactggtccagtctgggtcacactgtaaccctacagtccagagatcactggtccagtctgtgtcacactgtaaccctacagacCAGAGAttactggtccagtctgggtcacactgtaaccctacagtccagagatcactggtccggtctgggtcacactgtaacccctacagtccagagatcactggtccagtctgggtcacactgtaacccctacagtccagagatcactggtccagtctgggtcacactgtaacccctacagtccagagatcactggtccagtctgggtcacactgtaaccctacagtccagagatcactggtccagtctgggtcacactgtaaccctacagacCAGAGAttactggtccagtctgggtcacactgtaaccctacagtccagagatcactggtccggtctgggtcacactgtaacccctacagaccagagatcactggttcagtctgggtcacactgtaaccctacagtccagagatcactggtccggTCTGTGAGACCCCCAGTCCTCCCCCAGATCCTCTCACCTGTATGCTCCTCTTGGCGATGGAGCGGGTCAGCTGGACCCGGCCGGTGCTGGGGTCCACCCCGGCCAGCGGCACCAGCACCTCGCCGATGACGTCGTCGCGGGAGAAGCGGTCGAAGCTGAGCACCAGGAAGTGCAGCACCAGCTCGGGCAGGGCGCTGTAGGGCACGCCGTAGAAGGTGAAGGTCTCGTCGAACACGGGCTCGCGCGTCTTGCGCAGGACGCGCGTCTTGACGCGGTGCTTCTTCTCCGGCAGGATGGTCATCTTCACGTAGGGGTCGGCGCTGCCCGGCTGCTCGCCTACGCCGGGCAGCCCGCGCGCCTCCTGGATGGTGACCACCAGGGCCTTCTTGGGGAAGTTGTAGTCCACGGCCAGGCTGAGCTCGCCCAAGCCGGGCTCCTCGGCCGGGGTGAAGGGCGACGGCGTCTTGCTGTCGGCGTTGCTGTTGCTCTCGCTGCTGCTGGCCGAGCTGGTGTCCAGGCAGCAGTAGTCGGCCCGGATGGGCAGCTCCCTCTCGATCCGGGCCGGCgccggctgctgctgctgctgcaggggGCTCTGGTCCTGCTGGGGCGCGGGCCTGCTCTCGGCTGCGTCCAGCAGCAGGACGTCGGCCCGGCCCGCGCGCCGAGCCACGCGCACGATCTTCTTGCTGTTGCTCAGGGTCTCGGGGTAGATGCTGATGCCCTTCAGCATGTGGATGAACTTGTACGGCGGGTCGCCGTTCTTGTGGGCTCCGGTCAGCCGGCGGTACCGGCGCTGGCAGCAGGTCCACAGGAACACGGCCACCGACACCGACACCACCAGGACCCCGGCTCCAATGAACCCGGCCAGTACTGGAGACACGTCTggggcagagagaggggggagaggggtGAAGGGATTAAGAAAGAGgatgggagagacagagagaagatTCATTCAGCAGCTCAAAATCAACACACTGAAAGTCTCCGCTAGCGCAGCTGTGATCGGGTTCGAGACAGTGGAGCACGGTGCTGTTGTGTACAGAGCTAAGCCACAGGCATTGGGCTGCAGTGGCGCCACCTGGGGGTGAGGGTAGTGTTTGCCTGTGATTACAGAGCGACTGAGCCTGATGTGTGACTCAGTCTACTGCCTCAGCTGCCTCTTCACTGTCCTGCCTCGCCCTCCTCGTCTCTCGCCTGCCTCGCCCTCCTCACCCCTCTCTGGCCTCATCCTCCTCTCCTGCCTCACCCTCCTCACCCATCTCTGGTCTCATCCTCCTCTCCTGGCTCACCCATCTCCTGCCTCACCCTCCTCACCCCTCTCCTGCCTCACCCTCCTCTCCTGCCTCACTCTCCTCACTCCTCTCTGGTCTCACCCTCCTCTCCTGCCTCACCCTCCTCACCCCTCTCCTGCCTCACCCCTCTCTGGTCtcaccctcctcaccctcctctcCTGCCTCACCCTCCTCACCCCTCTCTGGTCTCACCCTCCTCACCCCTCTCTGGTCTCACCCTCCTCTCCTGCCTCACCCTACTCACCCTCCTCTCCTGCCTCACCCTCCTCACCCCTCTCCTGCCTCACCCTCCTCACTCCTCTCCTGCCTCACCCTCCTCACCCCTCTCCTGCCTCACTCTCCTCTCCTGCCTCACCCCCCTCATCCCTCATTCTTGGGTTTCTGCACAacagccccccctccccccggcgACGCCCGAGACACGCCCCCCTCTTCACGCCGCCCTGGGATTGGCCCAGTCTTAATAAGGGACCGATGACCCAGATACCACCATTCATCTCGAACTACCGCCTGACCCACTTCTGGGCGTTAAATGTGGCTCCTTTGTGCTGCTGCATCTTAAACCCAGCTGACAGAACCGCGGCTGGCGAGGGCGGCGCTGCAGCCCAgtggctgtgctgttctgggGCAGTGTGCCGACCCGGCGGCGGCCTGCTCTTGTTTACCAGGTTAAACAAGGACAGGCCAGcgacggagagagagaggcagagagtgACTGCCTGCTCACTGAAGCACACAGCTCAGAGCAGAGGAGCACCCAGACCAGCAACAGGAGAGAGAAGTCACATTCACCCAGAgcacactgctgtccctctcctctcacactgcccctgaattcacacactgacacccccctgactggactggagacactgctgtccctctcctctcacactgcccctgaattcacacactgacacacccctgactggactggagacactgctgtccctctcctctcacactgcccctgaattcacacactgacacccccctgactggactggagacactgctgtccctctcctctcacactgcccctgaattcacacaccgACAcccccctgactggactggagacactgctgtccctctcctctcacactgcccctgaattcacacaccgACAcccccctgactggactggagacactgctgtccctctcctctcacactgcccctgaattcacacaccgACAcccccctgactggactggagacactgctgtccctctcctctcacactgcccctgaattcacacaccgacacacccctgactggactggagacactgctgtccctctcctctcacactgcccctgaattcacacactgacacccccctgactggactggagacactgctgtccctctcctctcacactcccctgaattcacacactgacacccccctgactggactggagacactgctttccctctcctctcacactgcccctgaattcacacactgacacccccctgactggactggagacactgctgtccctctcctctcacactcccctgaattcacacactgacacacccctgactggactggagacactgctgtccctctcctctcacactgacacccccCTGACTGCACTTGCGCTCCAGTGGGAATTCAGAATGGCTGATGTCAGGTTTTGGGAAGGGCTCAAAGCCAGCTGCTCAGAGTTGCCTGGAAACACTCCCCAGGGAGCAAAATCCAGCCATCACCCCctgcctctctcctctcgctCTCTCCCATGTTGCCATCCTTCTCTCTGATTAGCGCCCCCAGAAAACCACACAGCCAGCCAGTGTGGCTGAGAATCGTGTCACCCTGCGTCTTCACTGGCTGCTCCCTGCCTTCCTGTTGCCAGAAGtatggaaaataaatgttagCAAATACCCTGAGGATCAAATAGGGATATTTTTACCTGAGCTTAAGTATTGACTCGACTTTCAATGTGGACTGtgaaacctggagtggatcagactgctgtgcactgtgaGTCtaactgacagcactgtaaaacctggagtggatcagagtACAGTGCTGTGTGCTGGTAAGTCTGGGCTGCTTCTCAGAAGGCAGCAGAGCTGAGTTACTGGCCTGGGAGTTATACCTGTGAAGGACTGGGGGGGGCGTGTTAATCTCCAGGTGGGCGGGACGGAGCAGAGAGAAACTGGCTGTTTACAACAGTTCACTGCAGAACATTAGTGCCATATGTCCGAAGCTCTTTCCCTGGTCTTCCCAGATGCACAGCACCCCGATACAGAGGATCGCCACTCATTCACACCTCATGCCTCAGCACGGCATAGCACAGGGGAGCACAGGCTGAAGGACAGGGGTCTAACTGGAATGAACATCAAGCTCTGGCAGTCCTGTACTGGGGCACCACATACCAGCATGTACAGATCATCTCTTGATCCAGCACTTCCTGTAGACCTGGGGCTTGTTCTTACTCCTGATCCAGCACTTCCTGTAGAGCTGGGGCTTGTTCTTACCCCTGATCCAGCACTTCCTGTAGACCTGGGGCTTGTTCTCACTCCTGATCCAGCACTTCCTGTAGACCTGGGGCTTGTTCTTACTCCTGATCTGACACTTCCTGTAGAGCTGGGGCTTGTTCTTACTCCTGATCCAGCACTTCCTGTAGACCTGGGGCTTGTTCTCACTCCTGATCCAGCACTTCCTGTAGACCTGGGGCTTGTTCTTACTCCTAATCCAGCACTTCCTGTAGAGCTGAGGCTTGTTCTTACTCCTGATCTGACACTTCCTGTAGAGCTGGGGCTTGTTCTTACTCCTGATCCAGCACTTCCTATAGAGCTGGGGCTTGTTCTTACTCCTGATCCAGCACTTCCTGTAGACCTGGGGCTTGTTCTTACTCCTGATCCAGCACTTCCTGTAGACCTGGGGCTTGTTCTTACTTCTGATCCAGCACTTCCTGTGGACCTGGGGCTTGTTCTTACTCCTGATCCGACACTTCCTGTAGACCTGGAGTTTGTTCTTACTCCTGATCCAGCACTTCCTGTAGAGCTGAGGCTTGTTCTTACTCCTGATCCGACACTTCCTGTAGACCTGGAGCTTGTTCTTACTCCTGATCCAGCACTTCCTGTAGAGCTGAGGCTTGTTCTTACCCCTGATCCAGCACTTCCTGTAGACCTGGGGCTAGTTAGCATCACAGTAATGAGTTCCTACTGCCATTCC contains:
- the syt11a gene encoding synaptotagmin-11a; this encodes MAEMTNIRPQYDVSPVLAGFIGAGVLVVSVSVAVFLWTCCQRRYRRLTGAHKNGDPPYKFIHMLKGISIYPETLSNSKKIVRVARRAGRADVLLLDAAESRPAPQQDQSPLQQQQQPAPARIERELPIRADYCCLDTSSASSSESNSNADSKTPSPFTPAEEPGLGELSLAVDYNFPKKALVVTIQEARGLPGVGEQPGSADPYVKMTILPEKKHRVKTRVLRKTREPVFDETFTFYGVPYSALPELVLHFLVLSFDRFSRDDVIGEVLVPLAGVDPSTGRVQLTRSIAKRSIQCVSRGELLVSLSYQPVTHRLSVVVLKAKHLPKMDITGLSGNPYVKVNVFYGRKRIAKKKTHVKKCTLNPVFNESFIYDIPAELLPDISLEFLVIDFDRTTKNEVVGRVVLGAHSPCPSGATHWREVYDNPRRQVAKWHSLSEY